AGTGGGAGGCAAAGTGCTTTTTGGAAGCTCAATTTGTTTGAAGGAATGTCTGCAGAATTGGTTCCAATGCCTTATACCAGCTGTTATGCATAACATTATGTCATTATAGGTATTGTTATCATCAAATATGGACTGCACAGGTCAACAATAATTAACATGATTCAATTCTTAAAAGCTCCAATAACAACGCAGTAATATTCTGCACTGTATTCCACAGCAGTATAATATCCCACCTTCAACACTCACGTATGCTGtaatataaacatttctttgttaATATGTTGCAGATACATACAACTACATCATTTCAACTCTGAGGCATCATATTCACAGCTGGCCTTTCTCACACTTGCAGCATAATATAACATTAATGTGCTAAATTACCTGTCgagacaaacagacaagcaGTAACAATATTTCAGCATCTGATTGCACCATTGCCGCTGGATTGTTAGTAAGAGTCTGAAAGGATAATTACACACCCACTCCCTCAACTCAGCGCACAGCTCTCACTGATAGTTGCAGACATGCTGTGTGCATTCCCCCAAAAAACTACCACATACGTTCTTACCATTGCTGACAATTGTTACAAATAATCATCAACTTTGGCCTCTGTCACAGGTGGACACGTTCATTTTCACCCCTTTTCTGCTCTGTGATGTTGTTCAAACCAGAAGCAACTAATTCTAAATAGTCTAAATACGACACACAGCCCAACACAGCTATGATAATGATGCTAGCAGCACTAACTGACCTCTGAGAATGTGCTGGGCCTACCAGAGTGAATGCAGACTtggaggttttgtttgtttaatcaaaATCATATCTTCACAGAGACATAAATAGCAGCCCTGAGCAATTGGGTACTAGACTGGGTCACTGCTGGTGAGAAACACATTCATTACCTTGATCtccagaaatgtatttattttgatttctgtgtctcttcaaTAAGAAAGTGGCTCATAGGGAGTGTGTCTGTATATGAATGTCagaattagatttttttgtttgtgagttGGTGAGTTAATGTCTGTCCCCAGCTGCTGACTGTGGGCAGGGGAAAGAGCAGACCATTGCAACTTTGCACTCCATCTGTGGCCAGTGACAGCTGTGACCTGCAACCTAATGGCACAAAGATCAGACTATCTGAGATCTATCAGGATGATTTGAAGACCACTTCTACTATACACACTCCTAACAATAGGAAATAGACGTAATAAGTGACACAGGGGGGTGTTTTCCCACACATTTGGGATACAGTCAAGCCTAAACTCCCTTATCTATTTCCAAAAACAAGCCAACAGCAACATATCACCTGAAGTGGAACAATGAAAACCCCCATAGCTTCAAGTTAGCAACCAACCATGAGGGAAACTCCCACAATGTTACCCAttaacaaactgtaaaaaaaggGTTGATAATATTTTCTTGCTCTTAATTTCTCTTGAGCCTGTGATTTCTACCTTTGCATTAGCTGAGATCTCCTGGACCCCTTTGTTTGCAGCATCCTTGATGATGGGGGTGATGAGGCCTTTGTCAGTCGCCACAGCGATTGAAATGTGGATAGAATCAAGCGCTTGGGGGCCATCACCGGACCAGGTGACATTTACTTCTGGCATCTcctgtgataaaaaaaatcaagaggtCAGCGCAGTTTCTGACAGGGAAAAAACGACGAGACGTTGACGGATTAAAAAGCCGACTGCTTCCTGGTTACATTGTGTATACAGGCAGTTCATAACTGCAGGTTTGGTATAACACCAAACGTGATCTATGTGACTTTTATAAAGTATTTGTATATCGTATATTGTATTTCTACAATAAGGAAAAATGCACACTGCTCATCCAGGATCAGGCTTGGCTGAGGTGCTGTAGCTTAAAGACCTTCaactaaatgataaaaaatataaagaattatatctttatattacattaaatgtggaagaataataataaatcaatgtgtTGGTGAAAGTACACACTTTCTATCAGGAAAACTAATGTACAACATATTTACTGCATCtatacacatacagtagatATGTATATACATAATCAGAGAATCAGACTGACTGACATTGATTATGATTAATCTTTTGTGGTGAAGCGTCCATAACAGGTTATTCTACATTATAAATCTTCTACATTCAATTCTTGGTCCTGTGAACACAGAAAAGGTTGTCTGCTCACATAAAGTAGAGCAGAGCACTCTGCCAAAGCATTCCAGTTGCTTAAAGTGGTGACACAAAACTGGCCTCAGATGCCACTTCCTGATGTACTTAGGTCAAAGAAGGAAGTACGGTTgctttttacagtttttgaATGTTACATAAGTGAATCACATATTTCAGCTCTGAGCAGAAGCCACAGAGGTATTTTAACCACGTGGGACGTTGGACTAACAGTAACACAGTGTTTAGACAATGAGATAGTCTTGTGTTGCTTTGCTGGGAAACACATCAATGTTTCACATTCTTCACATTTAATGTCACACTCTCATTGCAGCTTCTCATACATGTCTTCTGTCGTCTGGTACATGTAGATGCTTCAGGGTGACACATTCAGTGATGCATGTACAGCATTCCATGCTAAGTAATAAACATAAGTGGGTTGATAGGGTGCGCAGCTCTTATCGGATGCTGCTGAGACATTCCTCGCTGAAATAACTAAATTACCAGAGGGCCACATCTAACCTGcatttcctttcacacattccTCAGATCAAACAGTAGCTTAAGTCACATTAAAACAAGTATTTTAGAGATGTCCCTCTGTTTGGGTTTTCTTCCATTCTTCAGGGAGATGAATGGTTGAAGAAATACCTCAGAACTTTCAAGAACAAAACGATCTGAGCGTCTGCGTATATATTTAGTCTCTTCTTATGATGGCAAGACTAATGCCACCAGTTGAAACACCAGCTGCAAATTGAACCAAAGAAGTTCAGTAACAGAAGTCACAAACTGTGACCACAGGCTTTAGTCACAGCATTAGGGGATGAATTCATAAAAAGATTGGTCTCAACAGGTTTAAGGAAAAAATTACAGCAAAAGGAAAAGATTCTTAACAATACTTACTTTaagtgtgacagcagcagcctTGATAATGAAATCATTAACAGACACTTTGATCTGTtctgaaaagacaaagaagacacaGTGTGTGAGCCTGATTCAAACTCTATGAGAAGTAATTTCTGCTTATTACAACCAGTTTGAGCTGGTCTGGTAGATAGTGTCAAAGAGGGGCCAAGGACAGAGATTAACATTTGACAAAGACGTTTGACATGTGATAATATACAAAGTGGATTGTTAAGGAAATTTTggagaatgaaaaatgtttccaaaGTGCTGAAATGGGCCCTATTCACGAAAAAGGTGTAAAATTGTTAGCAAATTGTGTTGGCCTGTACACCACTTGATTAGAATCCACCCCTTTCTATCTGTCACTAGCTTTTGTTTTGATCCTCCccctttctgtgtgtgtgtgtgtgtgtgtgtgtgtgtttcaccagCAGACCGAGCGGGTTTGGCCTGGCAACGCTGCCAACTTTTACTAGTGTCCATTAGTGCTGTACTAGACAGTTATGAATGCTGCGAGTGGGATGATTAACGAGCTAACCGTGAAATCGCTCTGCTCCTGAACAATGAGGGTCCGCAAAAACAACCGGAGAGAGAAtccctcatacacacacaaccttcGCTAATAGGTCTGGTATGGCCAAACTGTTTCCTCCGTCAAAGAGACGAGACCCAGAGAGATTAACTGTTTGTTTGACAGTTCGGCAAAGTTAAGCTGAATAAACCCATTTAAGCAATAGTGTGttgaatgtttaaaaagatAGGTAAGTGAAAAAGTGCTCTTGCtatataaacatgaaaaaagcaCAGATTACATTAAAGAAATCCATGAAGAGAAGCTATTAAGGATAATTATTCTGTAGCCTGAATGTGTCAAAATGCTTAAGGGGGGCTGTTGTGACAGATGTTGAGCAAACACACATCCTGACGGCTGTTTAACCAGAACTTGTGGTTTGCTCAAAAACATTTGCCAGAGGATGTGAGGTGAAGAAAGTAACAGAGGTTCCTGCCAAAACATGGGGAATATAGTGCTACATCCTGCGAGTGTTAAATTTTGTATTCAAACTGTACCAGACTCACACTAACCATACAGTACATATAACTTACTGATACTATAGAGATGTACACAGCTATccacaagtacacacactctctgaaaTATCCCTTTTGATGCGCTTTTTTATCGTGAATACTGTTGTTTATCACACAGGGTGTACCGAAGAGCAAACACTCTAAAGAATCAATTTTAAATAGTCTGACGCAGAGAGAAATGATTACTCTGGTGGAATACTTTACTCTGTCAGCACAAAGAAACAACTCTGTTAATgtaactgttgttttcaatcaCAGTTGCgaaagaaaaacagcttttaTATGATATTTGTCAGTGAGCTTGCTTGTTGATATAATTTGTTGTCTCAACTGTATTGAGCTGAGATATGAGAGGCAGCCACTGTATTAATGAAATGTGATTAGATAAAAACTACGTTATATGATGATGACTATGTGCGTCTTTTCAAGGTACAATCAGCCATGTTGTGATGTGGAGTGTGGGGAAAGAGAACTGAAAATCCCATAATGCATTATTCAGCCCAATTTACAGTTTATCCACTTCAGACACCACAGAGCATGTAACCTGTGAATCACCAACACCAGTTATTGTGTTACATATATGTGCAGTATGTGTACATCAATTTCTCCAAACATGTCTGTGAAATGGAGATGTGTGCCATGTTTGAATCAGAGGAACATGACTGAGAGGACATGTACCACAGCTTCTTTCAATGACTGTCATCTTTGTCAAATGAGCAGTCATGTGAAAACCCTGAAATCCGCATCTTCATGGAAAAGTTTCCTCCAAAACGCCACATGTCCGTGTTAAGTAACAGTGCTAACATGTCCGTGTTAAGTAACAGTGCTAGCGTGTCTGCGCTCCCTCgaaagttttgtgttttcacctttGGCCAAATCTTTGCGGAGCTTTGTGACGGCAGCCATGTCACAGTCAACGGAGGCGTACGCATGGGGGATGGTGGTCTTCGATTGTGTCAGTCTCTGAGCGATCACACGGCGCACATTAGAGGCTGGGATCTCTGTGAAAGTGCCCTGAGGGAGGACAAGTGAAGGGGAGGGGTAAATAATGAGGAAAGGAgtgaggagaaagagatggCAGTTTGAGAAAGACAAGATGAGGGTAAAAGATTGTAGCGATTATATTGACAAGTTTGTTATAATGAGTTTAAGATTGATTAGGAGTGACTGCTATGTGAGAAAGACAATGTGTCAATCTGCTTATTTATAGATGCTGTTGCTCACATCAATGGTCTTATTTTACAGCATATGCACCCATGAGGACTAAAACTGAATAtggaagaaaaactaaaaacaaaagggCCTGTCAACAAGATttgaataacaaaaaataacatAGCTATCGGAAGCTGTTCGATAAAAACCCTGCTCGCTCATACAGAGACGAGACTACATGGCATTATCGCAAAATAGACAACGAGGCATATAAGTATTTTCATGTAAGCGAGTGAAAGTAGTGCTCACTGGTGCTCCTGGCTTCCCTGGTACAGAGAGAGGGGGTACGTTGGGTCTGCTgccaggaggtggaggactAGCGACCGGGGTGGGAGCAGGACTCTGGGCAGCTGGGGTAGCCATAGCTGGTTCTGCTTTGGGGGCAGGAGACGTCTTCAAAAGATTTAATGCATCTCtggtgaaaaaaacagaaaaggaaataaGGTAAGGAAAAATAAacgaaaaataaacaaaagataaacattttcattttgaaatattgatgcaataaattcaatattattataaaaatctTACACAGGACTGAATTATAATGTTACTCTCTGCCATGACCGACTAGAAATCCAAATATTACAGCTCACTCTTTGACGGCATGTCTGTCTCAGTGACGGGCTGCAGAACTGAGTAAATATTAGATGTGGATGAAATATTCATGACGTTAACACATTTCTAATCAAGAACATTAACATGGGAACAAAGTGCTTCTCACAGGCTATTCCAAAAATATTATGCAGACTTAAGTAATGTTTTTAAGCTAATTTTATTTGGGTCCATTGTTGTGGAATTGCATAAGTGCACTAGCTGATTCCCAGAATGCCACTGGTGACAGGATGACCTATTCAATTTCAAGCAAAAggcagactttttcttttcatcatgtttttcttcatttctaaTATTACTATTAATGATGTCCTCATTTTTTTACTGTTGctaacaaaatcaaacatttctttATACAAGAGTATAAAACAATGTACTGTGATACATTATTAACCCATCTACTCCCACTTGGCAAGCTTACACGTagctctctctgtcacttttgTTTGGTTTCTATCTGTGTCAGACTTATAGAGGGTGGGGTAACTATCGGTCATCCTCCAGTGGATGGGCGTCATGAGAATCATTTGTAAGtcacaaacaaactgcagcaggaaGGATCAGGTGACAGCTGCAGCAACGgaaaagatgtttgttttttcatttttcctttccACTGGTGCGGCAATCCACAGATAACCCTACTTTTCCTGTGGCACTTCATCAAATAGCACAGACTAATTACATGTTGGTGCATATGCCTCATTCAAACATGTTTCTGCCATTTCATAAAGGTTGCATGTATGATTGTACAGTGCTAAGACAACTGtcctggattttttttccactcactAGTTTTGACAGTGAAAACAGTGGGAGGGGCAGGTATCAGGTGTGCCTGCTTGAAGCATTGTGGCACGAGTTCAATGCACTCCAGGGTCCATCTACCCATATGCATCCCGTCCTTTGTCTGGACCAGCTGTCTCTGACCTCACCATGTAGCCAGGAACAGTCTGGGCCCGGCAGCTATTTTCTACTTGTTCAATATCCGAGCTGCTGTTTTTCCTCCCTCAATCACAGTAGTCCCTCCTTTTCTCTCGGGAGTATTTGTTTGTGGAGGGACTGAGGCAACTTGGAAATCCCCCAGCTAACTTGAGAGGGTTTAATATTGCAGAATTCAGataaccaaaaaataaataagaaaatgcaACTGAGAGGTTGCATgtgactaaaaaaaaaaaaaacacaagtgcaagcaaatgaaaaagaacattaTGCTTCAGTAAGAACTTTAAAAAGAAGACGAGTTGTGCAAAAAATGTGCGAATGAGGATCCTATATATAAATTTACACAATGTTTCTGTTATGAAACAAGAGGAAGGCGGGTCAACAGCAGCCTACAGTGGCCATTTAACAATGATGACACCATAGATACCTTTTGTGTAGCTGGCTGGCATGTGCTTTTCACACCGACCATTTACAACCCACAGACAGCCAAGGCAAAGGAGCCTCTGAAAGACTGCGGGAGGGTGACTGGAATATTAAATAGGGAGCAAGGCAGTGCTCACGCTCACGCTGGAACACACATAGAAAATGAGAACCGaatgtaaacagacacacataaataaactttGTCTTCTACTGCCAGAGTTTTAGTGTACTGGACTGAAACACAATTTATgaacaattttaaataaaaatactctTTGGGGCCAGCTCCATCACTACTTATCCTCTTCCTGTAAGTTTGAAGTACTAAACTGCTGCTGTAGAgagcaaaaactaaaataaatgcaGACGTCTCAATTTAGTGAGCACCGGACAGCTTCTATTTATTGTAATGTAGACAAATTTATATTTAACTATTATCTATATTTTAAAGTTCAATTCCTTCATACTGacaatcaaaccaaaaaaagcTTCAAACCAATACTGATGGAAGGAGCATATAGTTTACATTACCTACTGTGTCCTTctgaaaaaatgtaataattgatGAGAGTAAAACTCCAGAAAGGTTATGATTAATATACAGGTGAAATTAGTTATTTAGATATGGGAGTGATTCATATATATAGCATTACACCTGTATCTATAACAATCCAATAAGGATCATAAGGCACTTTTCTTATCAATGTTAAAAAGTGCTTTGCAAGGAGTAAACACAAGAtagataaaaataagaataaaacaaaggaTCATGAGCATAACATCAGTGTTTATAAAAGCTAATGATAATCTTTTGCAAAAACTTTCAGAAAAAGTtagcattttaaaaaagcaggaTAATTCATCTGTCTTAGTTCAATGGGCACTGAATTCCATAATGTGAGGGCTCTAATGGCAAAACTTCCGATACTCTTTGTTATGAGCCAAGACCTGGGAGAAACCAGTAGGGTCTCTCTGTGGATCTTGGCGGTCGAGAGGGCACATACCAGGGACAAGGCCATTTAAGGCCTTAAAAGTgagtaatacattttttttaatcaatgctAAAATTGAAGGAGTCAGTTTAGAGGGAAGCACAGGAATATTTCTACAGTATATATCCACACACTGGTTCTGCCTATAGGAAATATAAAGACTGGTAGGGTTCACAAAAACCATCAATCATTACCCATTCCTGTGTTAGCTTAGCCTGATGGCTAACATTGCTATTTATAACAATGACGAAAGGTAAGGGGAGAAAAGGTTGTGATATAAATGCATGTCTTATGTAACATGCTATGATCTCATCCCTGGGACGTATGACCTCCATTATTCACGTCCACTATAGAGGGGCCCCACGGAGCGGAGGGTGGAATGGGAGGGGTGGGTACCCTTCCTTGGTTTTAGTCTTATCTGAAGTGCCACAGGACAAAGAAAGGGAAATAAGGTCTATTCTACCCTTTCTTGAAGGAGCTAAACATATGTGAAACTATTCACACGAGGATATTTGGTTTCCAACAAGAACAGAACTCTTTAGTCTCTCAATGTACCTGAGCTACAGCCCATATTGTACGACTTTaggttcagacattttcctctaGATTTCTCACagacttgaaataaaaaaatttaaaaaacaaatcacatcaataaaatgttttggcaTCAACTGGCTACTGGATGTGTTCCAATTCCAAACAAATACTCAGCATCTGGTAGCTTTACCAAAGCTAttactgaacaaactaaactaaaactaaaaatgtccACGCTTGAGTAAGCAGCCACCAGACATTGGTCAATGATCAATGCATCCTTTTAGCCATAAAAAAGGATGTTCCTTATTTGAATTCATACTGGACACTCTCTACATTATTGTTCATCCATTTCAGAAATTAAGTTTTCAATAGCTTGAATTTGACtgtttcttcaaataaaaagagaaaaacaggtttGGCGGTGTTTTAAAAGTGAGACTGAAGATATCTGTCCTTTTTCTGTGCCTTGGTCAGCAAACTGTTTGAATCAGCATCATTCAATCTGTGAAGTCCTctcagcaagagagagagagacacactgctTTTTCTTACACCTCTTTTCCTGCAGCGTCTCATCTGCTCCTTCTTTTCAGCATCAGCCTCCATTTCTGAAGACTCTCTATGCTAATTACTCAGCTAAAGTGTCAAGAGAGGTAAAGAGAGGAAACTCGGAAACTGCAATTATAGAAAATTCTTCAAGACCTAGAAATCATACAAGTCATTGTGGTTATAAaattgtttcagctctaaaTCAGCgtttttgtgacatttaaaactataattgaaattataattaaaacTATCATTATAGTAATAActataatcaataataaaaaggaGTTATCAGTATTTACAGTGGTAGGTTTATTAAGCTTCCCAtcaatttttcttttactgtaaaacaaacacacgtcCAAAAAAACATATGGTCTGTGTTACTACGGTCACCAGCGGGTCCTGGAGAATAGGTTGCTATGGCAACAGTAGTTGCTTAATGAGTTTCCCCAGCAGGGTGTTAGGTGGTTAACGAGAGCATTCAATCAGCTCCCCACTGACAGCAGGTAGCCATTAGAGGACgcgtttgtatgtgtgtgtttcacagcttTCTTTAGTCTGAATTCACAAgcacattaaaaatattaacCACGTCTTAGTCACACTGTATATCACAGTAAATCTATCATCCCACGACTTGCATAATGACAGGTTTATTTGAGATCTCTCTGACCTCATCACCAGGAATAAAGtcaaatgttaaaaagaaaaaatgtcataCAGTCGTCACAGATAAAAGGATGATAAAAAAGTTCTGGGGGACGATGCTTCACATAGCACATATTTTTCTGTCATCAGTAGGTGTTTAATTCTTCTGAAAACTGTGAGTGGGATAGGCTAAAGTGATTTTATGAGTTATTGCAATAGTTTTTACATGCCTGCAGCTCCCACCCAAataaagaagaaaggaaaaaatatgttttctaaaTGAGTGTGTCCTCCGTGTGGTTGAGCTTTTTATAACTTCTGACTGGACCTGGGAAAACTAAAACTAATTTTGTTTTGTAAGTATGATTTTGTATTCTATGTAGTTTGCAGTAAGAAGAGCACAATGTATATGTAGTTTGACTTATGCCACATCCACActagttttttcattttaaaatgagaatcAATCTGTGTCCATTTTAACACAACTACAAACATACATATCACATGACGCTTGTGCATGGGAACTTTTGCAGATTGCTCAAATAATAGCTTGGCTCATGCACATAGGCAGTTGCACTATTAGCAAATGAAGAATTTAACTGAAAAACAGTGCTTGCAATTTGTCATCCATGTTGCATTCACCAGGGGTAGACGAGGCTGAtgccttttgttttcatctggaaAAAGGTCACATGGTAGGAGCGTGACGAATGAGGGTAGGATAAGTTGTGACTGATAAGATCCAATCAGGAAGTCTGCACTTTTCTGCCTGTCCATACTAAACTGCAACCTCAGAGTCTTAAAACTAAAGCAGAGCCTGCAGTCTCAGTTTTAGGAGCTTGAAAAAGCATTAAAGCCTTCGGGTATACTCACTCCTTGGTGATAAGTCCTCTTGGTCCAGTAGCTGTGGCCAGCTTTGGATCCAAACCATGGGTGTCCAGGATGTGTCTTGCTGCCGGACTCAGACGTAATCTGAAACAAGGAAGAGTGTATGACACAATTATAAAATAGTAAACTATAAGCTTTTACTTTAAAGACTAAAAACAGCATACTGATAAAAGTCAAAGCTAATCTTGCAAGTCTATACAGTGGTCTGAATATCTGAGACCGCTTCCTCACTGTCCATACTTGTCCAAAGCATTTAGCAATATGTCACTGTCATTTCTGTTCAAGCCTCTACTGAACAAAGTTGGTGGTAAACTGTCTATTATTGGCATTAAGATTGACTGTGTTAAAATTTCTGCATCTATTTCAGGATAATCATGCGACCTGCACAACACATCCACCTTTCATCTTTCACACCTGTCAAGCTGAGGCAGCCATGGTGCAAATCATAATATGTGGACGGGCTCAGCGTAAAATGTTTGCATGACAAATAGATCCTGTTTGTTCTGTGGCAGCTGCTTTGCTTTCCACGAGTATTTCAAGTGTAAACAGGGGCAGGTAGGATCACACACATTCTGAAATGTGAACTGAGAAAGGTCATATTACTAAGAGTGTCTGATGATAGGACCTTCAATCGTCACAACTGTAAACTGAGCATTGAGAGTCTTAAGTTaattgtttgtgtctctttatGCCACCGAATCTGGTGTAAGGCTGCTTTACCTACACAGAGGCGGAGACttaaaaattacattaaaaactgCAAGGGCAGTCAGAGAGCGCATATCTCCGTCATGATACAAGCCTCCACAAATTTCATGGAAGTCAGTCCACAGCCTGCACGGCACTGTTACCCACCATTACTgccaaattgtgtgtgtgtttacatggatCTCTATTCACTCCATTAACACTTTACTGTAAAttaagagtaaagaaaaaattGAAAGGGGTGTGATTTGAACAGTTGAACTGAAATCAGGCAGCACTCACGGTCCTGATGTGGCCAacactggaggaggtggtggtggagcagcagggGGTACAACTGGGGCAGCGGCTGCATGCGTGGCAGGTGGTGCTGCCGTTGGAGCTGCAGCATCTGGAGGGGGGATCTCAACCTGCTTCCATTCCTGCCCTTCCTCCACCATGAGGGCAATGAGAGTGCCCAGGCGCACATTGCGACTGCCCTCCTCCATCTgtaaagaggacaagagaggTACTAATATAGTGAGGACTGAACATTAGCGAAACACGTTCTGTCACTTTAataatatttactttatatgaatagcacttatctaaacaaggtcacaaagtgcttcacaaacgGTTGAGACCTTAAAATGTATAGAAAAACCcagcagttcccacaatgaggaaacactttggtgactgtggagagaaaaatatCCCTCATTTACTGGAAGAAACCAGACATCATTACCTTTATGCCTCTTTAAACCAAACACCTACTGTCATAGACAGCAGAGTCAAAAGCTGCCCCATTTAATAGACTACATAAAATATATGTGCAATAAAAGTAAGATAAAAAGGGATAGAAggaattaaaacaacacagtagGACCAGAGTTACAGGTAGTGAGTTGGCGAGCCTAATCTCATCAggcagggagttccagagcctcggGGCCCTGACAGAGAAAGCCCAGTTACCCTGAGGAGCCAGCCTTGACCTAGGGACAGCTAACAAGGAAAGGCAGGCCGATCTCAGGTTGCAACTGGGATTGTAGGGAGTCAAGAGCTGCGAAATGTAAGAAGGGGCCAGCCCACATTGTTTTAAACACAACTGAGATCGCTGGAGTAAAGGTTAAGGACTGtttaaataagaaattaaatgaaGGGTTGTAGTGATACTGACATTAATCATTTAACCAGTGGTCGCTTAACAGATAAACCTTTGACAGCCACTATAAGGGGGCCTCTTGAAAATGACACTGCCTTCTAATTCACATCAATTTCATCACTCCATTTTCTCACT
This genomic interval from Paralichthys olivaceus isolate ysfri-2021 chromosome 7, ASM2471397v2, whole genome shotgun sequence contains the following:
- the pdhx gene encoding pyruvate dehydrogenase protein X component, mitochondrial isoform X1, encoding MAASLRLGRQGILFGLRLSHFNKCVRATTPWQEQVRRFYLSPWVLGVTPLKVQMPALSPTMEEGNIVKWLKQEGEAVAAGDALCEIETDKAVVTLESNDDGILAKILMEEGSRNVRLGTLIALMVEEGQEWKQVEIPPPDAAAPTAAPPATHAAAAPVVPPAAPPPPPPVLATSGPLRLSPAARHILDTHGLDPKLATATGPRGLITKEDALNLLKTSPAPKAEPAMATPAAQSPAPTPVASPPPPGSRPNVPPLSVPGKPGAPGTFTEIPASNVRRVIAQRLTQSKTTIPHAYASVDCDMAAVTKLRKDLAKEQIKVSVNDFIIKAAAVTLKEMPEVNVTWSGDGPQALDSIHISIAVATDKGLITPIIKDAANKGVQEISANAKALAQKARDGKLLPEEYQGGSFSISNLGMFGISGFSAVINPPQACILAVGTSRAELRLREEDQTLRTQQLMTVTLSSDGRLVDDELASRFLDKFRANLEQPQRMALA
- the pdhx gene encoding pyruvate dehydrogenase protein X component, mitochondrial isoform X2 gives rise to the protein MCFFMSSGEAVAAGDALCEIETDKAVVTLESNDDGILAKILMEEGSRNVRLGTLIALMVEEGQEWKQVEIPPPDAAAPTAAPPATHAAAAPVVPPAAPPPPPPVLATSGPLRLSPAARHILDTHGLDPKLATATGPRGLITKEDALNLLKTSPAPKAEPAMATPAAQSPAPTPVASPPPPGSRPNVPPLSVPGKPGAPGTFTEIPASNVRRVIAQRLTQSKTTIPHAYASVDCDMAAVTKLRKDLAKEQIKVSVNDFIIKAAAVTLKEMPEVNVTWSGDGPQALDSIHISIAVATDKGLITPIIKDAANKGVQEISANAKALAQKARDGKLLPEEYQGGSFSISNLGMFGISGFSAVINPPQACILAVGTSRAELRLREEDQTLRTQQLMTVTLSSDGRLVDDELASRFLDKFRANLEQPQRMALA